In one Bradyrhizobium cosmicum genomic region, the following are encoded:
- a CDS encoding biotin transporter BioY, giving the protein MWPTRPGEAVGALRAVVLIALGTALMTLSAKVNLPLPYVPMTLQTLVVLMIGAAYGWRLGSATMIAYLAEGAMGLPVFAGPIGGIAPLVGPTAGYLFGFIGAAFVTGWLAERGWDRSVVRLFAAMAVGHVVILAAGFGWLAFGLGLGVAKAWQVGLLPFIAGSLVKNALGATLMPAARRIVDRR; this is encoded by the coding sequence ATGTGGCCGACCCGTCCGGGCGAAGCCGTAGGCGCCTTGCGAGCCGTGGTGCTGATCGCGCTCGGCACCGCCTTGATGACGCTATCGGCCAAGGTGAACCTGCCGCTGCCCTATGTGCCCATGACATTGCAGACGCTGGTGGTGCTGATGATCGGCGCCGCCTATGGCTGGCGCCTCGGCAGCGCGACCATGATCGCCTACCTCGCCGAGGGCGCGATGGGGCTGCCGGTGTTCGCCGGCCCGATCGGTGGAATTGCACCGCTGGTCGGCCCGACCGCCGGCTACCTGTTCGGGTTCATCGGCGCTGCCTTCGTCACCGGCTGGCTCGCCGAGCGCGGCTGGGATCGCAGCGTCGTGCGGTTGTTTGCGGCGATGGCCGTCGGCCACGTCGTGATCCTGGCCGCGGGCTTCGGCTGGCTGGCCTTTGGTCTCGGTCTTGGCGTTGCCAAGGCCTGGCAGGTCGGCTTGCTGCCGTTCATCGCCGGCTCGCTGGTCAAGAACGCGCTTGGCGCGACGCTGATGCCGGCGGCGCGCCGGATCGTCGATCGCCGGTAA
- a CDS encoding pyridoxal phosphate-dependent aminotransferase, translated as MHDATLRNRLGQWLEPSHRSDVPPFMVMDVMAAAARIEAAGGHVIHMEVGQPATGAPKTAIAAAHAALEAGRIDYTSALGIPSLRARIARHYRDAYGCDVSPERIVVTTGSSGGFILAFLSMFEPGDRVAVTVPGYPPYRHILTALGCEPVLIETTNETRHALTGEALLAAHRKAPLKGVLVGSPANPTGTMMSREALAGLIAASEDAGIRFISDEIYHGLDYAFPAVTAASLSEHALVINSFSKYFCMTGWRVGWMVVPDVLVRPIERLQQNLSISVPSLSQIAAEAAFDGAAEMEEIKHGYQENRRILIEGLPKAGLSKFLPADGAFYLYADVSDFTSDSFEFAKQMLEQAHVAATPGLDFDPIHGRSFIRLSYARSADEMREAVDRIAHWLK; from the coding sequence ATGCACGATGCGACATTGAGGAACCGGTTGGGGCAGTGGCTCGAGCCCTCCCACCGCAGCGACGTCCCCCCGTTCATGGTGATGGACGTGATGGCCGCGGCAGCCCGAATCGAGGCGGCCGGAGGCCATGTCATTCACATGGAGGTCGGCCAGCCCGCGACGGGTGCTCCGAAGACCGCGATTGCGGCCGCCCATGCGGCGCTCGAGGCGGGGCGGATCGATTATACCTCTGCGCTCGGCATCCCCAGCCTGCGCGCGCGCATCGCGCGGCATTATCGCGATGCCTATGGCTGCGATGTCAGCCCCGAGCGGATCGTGGTGACCACGGGCTCGTCCGGCGGGTTCATCCTCGCCTTCCTGTCGATGTTCGAGCCCGGCGATCGCGTCGCCGTGACGGTGCCGGGCTATCCGCCTTACCGTCATATCCTGACCGCGCTCGGCTGCGAGCCGGTGCTAATCGAGACTACCAACGAGACGCGCCACGCGCTGACCGGCGAGGCGCTGCTGGCGGCCCATCGGAAAGCGCCACTGAAGGGCGTGCTGGTCGGAAGCCCGGCCAACCCGACGGGTACGATGATGTCCCGCGAGGCGCTCGCCGGCCTGATCGCGGCGTCAGAGGACGCCGGCATCCGCTTCATCTCCGACGAGATCTATCACGGGCTCGACTACGCGTTTCCGGCGGTGACGGCGGCGTCGCTGTCCGAGCACGCACTCGTGATCAACTCGTTCTCGAAGTATTTCTGCATGACGGGCTGGCGCGTCGGCTGGATGGTCGTGCCTGACGTGCTGGTGCGGCCGATCGAAAGGCTCCAGCAGAACCTGTCGATCTCGGTACCGTCACTGTCGCAGATCGCGGCCGAAGCCGCCTTCGACGGTGCGGCCGAGATGGAGGAGATCAAGCACGGCTATCAGGAAAACCGGCGGATTCTGATCGAGGGACTGCCCAAGGCGGGCCTCAGCAAGTTCCTGCCTGCCGACGGTGCCTTCTATCTCTATGCCGACGTCTCCGATTTCACCTCGGACAGTTTCGAGTTCGCCAAGCAGATGCTGGAGCAGGCCCATGTTGCGGCAACGCCGGGGCTCGATTTCGATCCCATCCATGGCCGCTCGTTCATAAGACTGTCCTATGCACGCTCGGCTGATGAGATGCGCGAGGCGGTTGACCGGATCGCCCACTGGCTTAAATAG
- a CDS encoding M48 family metalloprotease → MLLQIALRKKATALTALVTAAAIALLPMPAAQAQGKGPPVLRDTETEQLLREYTRPILRAAGLEKQNIQMVIVNEGSFNAFVADGRRIFVNYGAILQSETPNQIIGVLAHETGHLAGGHLSKLREQLATAQTQMIIAMLLGAGAMVAGTTRGSSSGNNGLANAGAAAIAGPQEMIRRTLLSYQRQQEENADRAGVKFLTATQQSPKGMYETFKRFTSESLFAARGADPYLQSHPMPAERVASLQELASSSPYWDKKDDPALQLRHDMVRAKISAFMERPETVYRRYPQTNDSMPARYARAISTYLHGDLRSALAQIDALIQVQPNNPYFYEVRGQALLESGKPAEAIPALRKAVQLSNNSPLIEMLLGQALVGTDNKAYTDDAVRILRAAVAREPEAVLGYTQLAMAYGRKGDYAEADLASAQAAYLRGDNKTARELATRAKTRFAVGTPGWVKADDIVAAKPSRN, encoded by the coding sequence ATGTTGCTCCAGATCGCTTTGCGCAAGAAGGCCACCGCCCTCACCGCCCTCGTCACCGCGGCGGCGATCGCGCTGTTGCCGATGCCGGCGGCGCAGGCGCAGGGCAAGGGCCCACCGGTCCTGCGCGACACCGAGACCGAGCAGCTGCTGCGCGAATATACCCGACCGATCCTGCGCGCCGCCGGCCTGGAGAAGCAGAACATCCAGATGGTGATCGTCAACGAGGGGTCGTTCAACGCCTTCGTTGCCGACGGTCGCCGCATCTTCGTCAATTACGGCGCGATCCTGCAGTCGGAGACGCCGAACCAGATCATCGGCGTGCTCGCGCACGAGACCGGGCATCTGGCCGGCGGTCATCTGTCCAAGCTGCGCGAACAACTCGCCACCGCCCAGACCCAGATGATCATCGCGATGCTGCTCGGCGCCGGCGCGATGGTCGCTGGCACCACACGTGGCAGCAGCTCGGGCAACAACGGGCTTGCCAATGCCGGCGCCGCTGCGATCGCGGGACCTCAGGAGATGATCCGCCGGACGCTGCTGTCCTACCAGCGCCAGCAGGAAGAGAACGCCGACCGCGCCGGCGTCAAATTCCTGACCGCGACCCAGCAGTCGCCGAAGGGCATGTACGAGACCTTCAAGCGCTTCACCAGCGAGAGCCTGTTCGCCGCGCGCGGCGCCGATCCTTATCTGCAGTCGCACCCGATGCCCGCCGAGCGCGTCGCCTCGCTTCAGGAGCTCGCCAGTTCGAGCCCCTATTGGGACAAGAAGGACGACCCGGCATTGCAGCTGCGCCACGACATGGTGCGCGCCAAGATCTCGGCCTTCATGGAACGGCCGGAGACGGTGTATCGCCGCTATCCGCAGACCAACGACAGCATGCCCGCACGCTATGCCCGTGCCATCAGCACCTATCTGCACGGCGATCTGCGCAGCGCGCTCGCCCAGATCGACGCGCTGATCCAGGTCCAGCCCAACAACCCGTACTTCTACGAAGTGCGCGGCCAGGCCCTGCTGGAGAGCGGCAAGCCTGCCGAGGCGATCCCTGCCCTGCGCAAGGCGGTGCAATTGTCGAACAATTCGCCCCTCATCGAGATGTTACTTGGGCAGGCTCTGGTTGGAACCGATAATAAGGCCTACACGGACGACGCCGTTCGGATTCTCCGCGCCGCGGTGGCACGGGAGCCCGAGGCCGTGCTCGGCTATACCCAGCTCGCGATGGCCTATGGCCGCAAGGGCGACTATGCCGAGGCCGATCTGGCGTCCGCGCAGGCCGCTTACCTGCGCGGCGACAACAAGACCGCCCGCGAACTTGCCACGCGCGCAAAGACCCGTTTCGCCGTCGGCACGCCCGGATGGGTCAAGGCCGACGACATCGTGGCGGCCAAGCCGTCCCGAAACTAG
- a CDS encoding DsbA family protein, with protein MPSLRLLAPALFALAMFGATVPASADSFSDNQRTDIEAIVKNYLVTHPEVLEEAMAELTKRQAAAETQKHEASIAQNADAIFNSPHQVVLGNKDGDVTFVEFFDYNCGYCKRAMDDMLNLMKGDPKLKVVLKEFPVLSQGSVEAAQVAVAVRMQDPSGKKYLDFHQKLLGGRGAADKARALQAAKEAGLDTAKIEKDLGSPEVRATIEENFKLAEAMGMNGTPSYVIGKQIVIGAVGLEGLKEKIGVARCGKATC; from the coding sequence ATGCCTTCGCTGCGCCTGCTTGCTCCCGCGCTGTTTGCGCTCGCCATGTTCGGCGCGACCGTGCCCGCGTCGGCCGACAGCTTCTCCGATAACCAGCGCACCGACATCGAGGCGATCGTCAAGAACTACCTCGTCACCCATCCCGAGGTGCTCGAGGAAGCGATGGCCGAGCTCACCAAGCGCCAGGCCGCGGCCGAGACGCAGAAGCACGAGGCCAGCATCGCGCAGAACGCCGACGCGATCTTCAACTCGCCGCACCAGGTCGTGCTCGGCAACAAGGACGGCGACGTCACCTTCGTCGAGTTCTTCGATTACAATTGCGGCTACTGCAAGCGCGCGATGGACGACATGCTCAACCTCATGAAGGGCGATCCCAAGCTGAAGGTCGTGCTGAAGGAGTTTCCGGTGTTGAGCCAAGGCTCGGTCGAAGCGGCGCAGGTCGCCGTCGCCGTCCGCATGCAGGATCCCTCCGGCAAGAAATATCTCGACTTCCACCAGAAGCTGCTCGGCGGCCGCGGCGCCGCCGACAAGGCGCGCGCGCTTCAGGCGGCCAAGGAAGCCGGCCTCGACACCGCCAAGATCGAGAAGGACCTCGGCAGTCCCGAGGTGCGCGCCACCATCGAGGAGAATTTCAAGCTCGCCGAAGCAATGGGCATGAACGGCACGCCGAGCTACGTGATCGGCAAGCAGATCGTGATCGGCGCCGTCGGCCTCGAGGGCCTCAAGGAAAAGATCGGCGTCGCCCGCTGCGGCAAGGCGACTTGCTGA
- a CDS encoding DUF1236 domain-containing protein produces MSNRFMISVATLALFAGTGLANAQGTMNRDSGGGAGGAQMQHSQPSSGAAERGAMGKEAAPEKGTVGQAGGAMKPGGAAEEKSSGAMEKSGGMEKSGPMNKNAADDKAGAAKGEHAQGAQDKSMQDKSKSTMDKSQMDKSKSTETDTKSGNMNAQTKGADSKAAADTKAGDAKSQTTTGTASATASAPPPEKRTEITSAIKSTKIEETTNVNFNISVGAAIPASVRFHPLPPRIVEIYPEWRGYDVIYVRGQYIIVRPQTREIVYIIEG; encoded by the coding sequence ATGTCGAACCGCTTTATGATCTCGGTGGCCACGCTTGCGCTGTTCGCGGGCACCGGCCTTGCCAACGCTCAGGGCACCATGAACCGCGACAGCGGTGGTGGCGCCGGTGGCGCGCAGATGCAGCACTCGCAGCCTTCAAGCGGCGCGGCTGAGCGCGGCGCGATGGGCAAGGAAGCCGCTCCCGAGAAGGGCACTGTCGGCCAGGCCGGCGGCGCCATGAAGCCCGGCGGAGCTGCCGAGGAGAAGTCGTCTGGCGCGATGGAGAAATCAGGCGGGATGGAAAAGTCCGGCCCGATGAACAAGAACGCGGCCGACGACAAGGCCGGCGCGGCGAAGGGTGAGCACGCCCAGGGCGCGCAGGACAAGTCCATGCAGGACAAGTCGAAGAGCACGATGGACAAGTCCCAGATGGACAAGTCCAAGAGCACTGAGACCGACACCAAGAGCGGCAACATGAACGCCCAGACCAAGGGCGCTGACAGCAAGGCTGCTGCCGACACCAAGGCTGGCGACGCCAAGTCCCAGACCACGACCGGCACCGCCTCGGCGACCGCTTCCGCTCCTCCGCCCGAGAAGCGGACCGAGATCACCTCTGCGATCAAGTCGACGAAGATCGAAGAGACCACCAACGTTAACTTCAACATCTCGGTGGGTGCCGCGATCCCGGCGTCCGTTCGCTTCCACCCGCTCCCGCCCCGGATCGTCGAAATCTATCCGGAGTGGCGCGGCTATGACGTGATCTACGTCCGCGGCCAGTACATCATCGTTCGCCCGCAGACCCGCGAGATCGTGTACATCATCGAAGGCTAA
- the aroQ gene encoding type II 3-dehydroquinate dehydratase, which yields MAEPATDTILVLNGPNLNMLGTREPEKYGHATLADVEALCRETAASFGLKADCRQSNREGELIDFIHEAHARRMKGIIINAGGYSHTSIALHDALLAVQIPTVEVHVTNIHARESFRHHSYTARAAFASLCGFGIEGYRLAIQGLAAKLGIKPKA from the coding sequence ATGGCTGAACCTGCGACCGACACGATCCTCGTTCTCAACGGGCCGAACCTCAACATGTTGGGGACGCGCGAGCCCGAGAAGTACGGCCATGCCACGCTGGCCGACGTCGAGGCGCTGTGCCGCGAGACGGCAGCTTCATTCGGCCTCAAGGCCGATTGCCGGCAGTCCAACCGCGAGGGTGAGCTGATCGACTTTATCCACGAGGCGCACGCCCGCAGGATGAAGGGCATCATCATCAATGCCGGCGGCTATTCACACACCTCGATCGCGCTGCACGACGCGCTGCTCGCGGTGCAGATCCCGACCGTCGAAGTGCACGTGACCAATATCCATGCCCGCGAAAGTTTCCGCCACCACTCCTATACCGCACGCGCAGCGTTCGCTTCGCTCTGCGGTTTCGGCATCGAGGGCTACCGCCTCGCCATTCAGGGCCTTGCCGCCAAGCTTGGCATCAAGCCCAAAGCCTGA
- the accB gene encoding acetyl-CoA carboxylase biotin carboxyl carrier protein, whose amino-acid sequence MARQPDDKAAAKFSSEDSALVRELALLLDETSLTEIEIERAGLRLRVARNISVAATMPAPMAHTAPVAIATAAAPAAAAPDLSKHPGAVTSPMVGTAYWAPEPGAKPFIEVGSKVSVGQTLLIIEAMKTMNQIPSPRAGTVTQILVEDGQPVEYGEPLVIIE is encoded by the coding sequence ATGGCGCGCCAGCCAGACGACAAAGCAGCCGCAAAGTTTTCCAGCGAGGATTCCGCGCTCGTCCGCGAGCTCGCACTCCTGCTCGACGAGACCAGCCTCACCGAGATCGAGATCGAACGCGCCGGCCTGCGCCTGCGCGTCGCCCGCAACATCAGCGTCGCCGCGACGATGCCGGCGCCGATGGCGCACACAGCGCCCGTGGCGATCGCCACAGCCGCCGCCCCTGCGGCTGCCGCGCCCGACCTGTCGAAGCATCCAGGTGCCGTGACATCTCCGATGGTCGGCACCGCCTATTGGGCGCCGGAGCCCGGCGCGAAACCGTTCATCGAGGTCGGCAGCAAGGTCTCGGTGGGCCAGACGCTGCTCATCATCGAAGCCATGAAAACGATGAACCAGATCCCCTCGCCGCGTGCCGGCACGGTGACGCAGATCCTGGTCGAGGACGGCCAGCCGGTCGAGTACGGCGAGCCGCTCGTTATTATTGAGTGA
- the accC gene encoding acetyl-CoA carboxylase biotin carboxylase subunit, producing MFDKILIANRGEIALRILRACKELGIATVAVHSTADADAMHVRLSDESVCIGPPPSKDSYLNVPALLAACEITGADAVHPGYGFLSENARFAEILGEHNLHFIGPKAEHIRLMGDKIEAKKTARKLGIPVVPGSDGAVGPEDDAMAIARKIGFPVLVKAAAGGGGRGMKVAQSEADLLVALSTAANEAKSAFGDASVYLEKYLQKPRHIEIQILGDGRGGAIHLGERDCSLQRRHQKVWEEGPSPVLAAAARAKIGETCAKAMREMKYLGVGTIEFLFEDGEFYFIEMNTRIQVEHPVTESITDIDLVLEQIRIAAGGDLPAKQNEIQIIGHAIECRINAENPQTFRPSPGRITQYHPPGGLGVRIDSAVYQGYTIPPYYDSLVGKLIVHGKTRAECLMRLRRALDEMVVEGIETTLPLFRDLVREDDIINGDYHIHWLEQYLAGKAAPAAK from the coding sequence ATGTTCGACAAGATCCTCATAGCCAATCGCGGCGAGATCGCCCTTCGCATCCTGCGCGCCTGCAAGGAGCTCGGGATCGCGACCGTCGCCGTGCACTCGACTGCCGACGCTGACGCCATGCATGTGCGCCTGTCGGACGAAAGCGTGTGCATTGGGCCGCCGCCGTCCAAGGACAGCTATCTCAACGTACCCGCGCTGCTCGCGGCCTGCGAGATCACCGGCGCGGATGCCGTGCATCCCGGTTACGGCTTCCTGTCCGAGAACGCGCGCTTCGCCGAAATCCTCGGCGAGCACAATCTGCATTTCATCGGCCCCAAGGCCGAGCATATCCGTCTGATGGGCGACAAGATCGAGGCCAAGAAGACGGCCAGGAAGCTCGGCATCCCCGTCGTGCCCGGCTCCGACGGCGCGGTCGGCCCCGAGGACGACGCGATGGCGATCGCCAGGAAGATCGGCTTTCCCGTGCTGGTGAAGGCGGCAGCCGGCGGCGGCGGGCGCGGCATGAAGGTCGCGCAGAGCGAGGCGGACCTTCTGGTGGCTTTGTCGACGGCGGCGAACGAAGCGAAGTCGGCCTTCGGGGACGCCTCGGTCTATCTCGAGAAATATCTCCAGAAGCCGCGCCACATCGAAATCCAGATCCTCGGCGACGGCCGCGGCGGCGCCATCCATCTCGGCGAGCGCGATTGCTCGCTGCAGCGCCGTCACCAGAAGGTCTGGGAGGAAGGCCCCTCGCCCGTGCTGGCCGCGGCGGCGCGCGCCAAGATCGGCGAGACCTGCGCCAAGGCGATGCGCGAGATGAAATATCTCGGCGTCGGCACGATCGAATTCCTGTTCGAGGACGGCGAGTTCTACTTCATCGAAATGAACACCCGCATCCAGGTCGAGCATCCCGTCACCGAGAGCATCACCGACATCGACCTCGTGCTGGAGCAGATCCGTATCGCCGCCGGCGGCGATCTGCCGGCCAAGCAGAACGAGATCCAGATCATCGGCCACGCGATCGAGTGCCGCATAAACGCCGAAAATCCGCAGACCTTTCGGCCTTCGCCGGGCCGCATCACGCAATACCACCCGCCGGGCGGGCTCGGTGTCCGCATCGATTCCGCAGTCTATCAGGGCTATACTATCCCGCCCTATTACGACTCCCTGGTGGGCAAGCTGATCGTGCACGGCAAGACCCGCGCCGAATGCCTGATGCGACTGCGCAGGGCGCTGGACGAGATGGTGGTCGAGGGCATCGAGACGACGCTACCGCTGTTCCGCGACCTGGTTCGCGAGGACGACATCATCAACGGCGACTACCACATCCACTGGCTGGAGCAGTACCTCGCGGGCAAGGCTGCCCCCGCCGCGAAATAA
- a CDS encoding sensor histidine kinase: MTAEAQRRRAVWHVLLVTAGLLVLAVISAGSVYLVNKARDDNKWVLHTIEVENQLNTLLLEIRRAESGARGFLLTQGQTFKTDHEKAVAAIRPVLDRVTRLTSDNPLQRDSMEKLHTAIDSRLGQFAQEMDFIRRGQPDRATALVREAAAADTTSAISRTAGAMIEEEERLFRLRSMNADRSQTFAASMTAIGSALVVLLALISTWLVRRSARARDEAETRLRDANLNLEAIVDERTADLREANNEIQRFAYIVSHDLRSPLVNIMGFTSELEELSGDVFRRIGGLTQAATGGPPPAAGEIALEGPDKQLSADFSEALGFIKSSIAKMDRLISAILNLTREGRREFEPVKIDTRELIEAIVSTLAHQASEAQAEIHVEPLPNIVSDRLALEQIFSNLIDNGIKYLKNGVPGEIRIRGRTKLGYAIFEISDNGRGIDPKDHQRIFDLFRRAGTQDKPGQGIGLAHVRALVRRLGGTMSVSSELNTGSTFIVTLPINWNASNRNSDQ, from the coding sequence GTGACGGCTGAGGCGCAGCGGCGGCGCGCGGTTTGGCACGTCCTGCTGGTGACAGCGGGGCTTTTGGTGTTGGCCGTGATCAGCGCCGGCTCGGTCTATCTCGTCAACAAGGCAAGAGACGACAACAAGTGGGTCCTTCACACCATCGAGGTGGAGAACCAGCTCAACACTCTGCTGCTTGAAATCCGCCGGGCCGAAAGCGGCGCTCGCGGCTTTCTGTTGACCCAGGGGCAGACTTTCAAGACCGACCACGAGAAGGCCGTCGCGGCCATCCGTCCTGTCCTCGACCGGGTCACGCGCCTGACCAGCGACAATCCGCTGCAACGTGACAGCATGGAGAAGCTGCACACGGCCATCGATAGCCGTCTCGGCCAATTCGCACAGGAAATGGACTTCATTCGGCGGGGACAGCCCGACCGGGCTACGGCGCTCGTCCGCGAGGCCGCCGCTGCGGACACCACGTCCGCAATCAGCCGCACCGCGGGCGCAATGATCGAGGAAGAGGAGCGACTGTTCCGCCTTCGCTCGATGAACGCGGACCGTAGCCAGACCTTCGCCGCATCGATGACGGCCATCGGCTCCGCCCTCGTCGTACTGCTGGCGCTGATTTCGACCTGGCTGGTCCGGCGCTCCGCGCGGGCCCGCGACGAGGCCGAGACGCGGCTGCGCGACGCCAATCTCAACCTGGAGGCCATCGTCGACGAGCGCACGGCGGACCTGCGCGAAGCCAACAACGAGATCCAGCGCTTTGCCTATATCGTCAGCCACGATCTGCGCTCGCCTCTGGTCAACATCATGGGCTTTACCAGCGAACTCGAGGAGCTCAGCGGCGACGTCTTCCGCCGCATCGGCGGGCTCACCCAGGCCGCGACCGGCGGGCCGCCGCCGGCTGCCGGCGAAATCGCGCTCGAAGGCCCCGACAAGCAGCTTTCGGCTGACTTCTCCGAAGCGCTCGGCTTCATCAAGTCGTCGATCGCCAAGATGGACCGCCTGATTTCGGCGATTCTCAATCTCACCCGCGAGGGCCGGCGCGAATTCGAGCCGGTGAAGATCGACACACGCGAGCTGATCGAGGCGATCGTGTCGACGCTGGCGCATCAGGCCTCGGAAGCCCAGGCCGAGATCCACGTCGAACCGCTGCCGAATATCGTCAGCGACCGTCTTGCGCTGGAGCAGATTTTCTCCAATCTGATCGACAACGGGATTAAGTATCTCAAGAACGGCGTTCCCGGCGAGATCAGAATCCGGGGGCGCACCAAGCTCGGATACGCTATCTTCGAGATCAGCGATAACGGCCGCGGCATCGACCCGAAGGATCATCAGCGGATCTTCGACCTGTTCCGGCGTGCGGGAACCCAGGACAAACCCGGTCAGGGCATCGGTCTTGCGCATGTGCGTGCACTTGTGCGTCGCCTCGGGGGCACCATGTCGGTATCGTCGGAACTGAATACGGGCAGCACCTTCATCGTTACGCTGCCGATCAACTGGAACGCCAGCAACCGGAACTCGGACCAATGA
- a CDS encoding response regulator, translating into MTLPVSIIMIEDDEGHARLIERNIRRSGVNNEIIPFTNGTDAMKHLFGADGTGLTQKGNALLILLDLNLPDMTGIDILKQIKENKYLKASPVVVLTTTDDSQEIKRCYELGCNVYITKPVNYENFANAIRQLGLFFSVIQVPPAAS; encoded by the coding sequence ATGACTCTGCCTGTCAGCATTATCATGATCGAGGACGACGAGGGACATGCGCGGCTGATCGAGCGCAACATCCGTCGCTCCGGCGTCAACAACGAGATCATCCCCTTCACCAACGGCACCGATGCGATGAAGCACCTGTTCGGCGCCGACGGCACCGGGCTCACGCAGAAGGGCAACGCGCTGCTGATCCTGCTCGACCTCAATCTTCCCGACATGACCGGGATCGATATCCTGAAGCAGATCAAGGAAAACAAATATCTGAAGGCCTCGCCCGTGGTGGTGCTGACCACCACCGACGATTCCCAGGAAATCAAGCGCTGCTACGAGCTCGGCTGCAACGTCTACATCACCAAGCCGGTCAATTACGAGAATTTCGCCAACGCCATCCGGCAGCTGGGTCTGTTCTTCTCGGTCATCCAGGTCCCGCCCGCCGCCTCATGA